In the Mastacembelus armatus chromosome 2, fMasArm1.2, whole genome shotgun sequence genome, one interval contains:
- the lrrfip1b gene encoding leucine-rich repeat flightless-interacting protein 2 isoform X2: protein MGTQGPGRKRIPNREKLIAEDDALNQIAREAEARLAAKRAARAEAREIRMKELERHQKEVSDDEERMSVGSRGSLRPSDYSGFLGSSSRASSRASSARASPVVEERPDRDFLEKGSRTASTLSAATLASLGGASSRRGSCDTSFSVETEASIREIKDSLAEAEEKYRKAMVSNAQLHNEKSTLIYQVETLREELSDMEELLWETRRHCDDRTRELESERRAHAVLQLQFKEMRETLRQTEDLLTQHGVVVSPEVAANGDAAPAEDDVSEDSGSRLAQESCHGGRESVLELRLKKLFEEREGLQDQVRLLKSELEQRQNRTDRVQDPEGVGLENGVDSHLLDLQRDANRQISDLKFKLVKSEQEVAALEQNVIRLDGQVTRYKLASENAEKVEDELKVEKRKLQRELRSALDRIDELETSNSHLSKRLEKMKANRSALLAQQ from the exons ATGGGCACTCAGGGACCGGGCAGGAAAAGGATCCCGAACCGGGAGAAGCTGATCGCCGAGGATGATGCCCTGAACCAGATCGCACGAGAG gcggAGGCGAGGCTGGCGGCGAAGCGAGCAGCAAGAGCCGAGGCCCGAGAGATCCGGATGAAGGAGCTAGAGCGACACCAGAAGGAG gtctCAGATGATGAGGAGAGGATGTCGGTGGGGAGTCGAGGCAGCCTCAGG cCTTCAGACTACAGTGGTTTTCTGGGCTCCAGCTCTCGAGCCTCCTCCAGGGCCAGCTCAGCTCGTGCGAGCCCAGTG gtGGAGGAGCGCCCCGACAGAGACTTCCTGGAAAAA ggcTCCAGGACGGCGTCGACTCTGTCGGCCGCCACGCTTGCCTCTCTGGGCGGAGCTTCATCTCGCAGAGGAAGCTGCGACACGTCGTTCTCCGTGGAAACTGAGGCGTCAATCAGAGAAATCAAG GACTCGCTGGCGGAGGCGGAGGAGAAGTACCGTAAAGCGATGGTTTCTAACGCTCAGCTGCACAACGAGAAGTCGACTCTGATTTATCAGGTGGAAACGCTGAGGGAGGAGCTGAGCGACATGGAGGAGCTGCTGTGGGAGACCAGACGGCACTGTGACGACAGGaccagg gagcTGGAGAGTGAGCGTCGGGCTCACGCCGTCCTGCAGCTCCAGTTCAAAGAGATGAGGGAGACTCTGAGACAGACTGAAGATCTACTGACG CAACACGGAGTCGTCGTCTCCCCTGAAGTCGCAGCCAATGGGGACGCAGCACCGGCTGAGGATGATGTCAGCGAAGATTCCGGCTCCCGATTGGCTCAGGAGTCGTGTCATGGCGGCAGGGAGAGCGTGCTCG AGCTGCGGCTGAAGAAGCTGTTTGAAGAGAGGGAGGGTTTGCAGGATCAG GTGCGGCTGCTGAAGTCCGAGCTGGAGCAGAGACAGAACAGGACGGACCGGGTCCAGGATCCAGAGGGGGTCGGCCTGGAGAACGGGGTGGATTCTCATCTGCTGGACCTGCAGA GAGACGCCAACAGACAGATCAGTGATCTCAAGTTCAAGCTGGTGAAGTCTGAACAGGAAGTCGCTGCGCTGGAACAAAAC GTGATCCGTCTGGACGGTCAGGTGACCCGCTACAAACTGGCGTCAGAAAACGCTGAGAAGGTCGAAGACGAGCTGAAGGTGGAGAAGAGGAAGCTGCAGAGAGAG CTCCGCTCGGCTCTGGACCGGATCGACGAGCTGGAGACCAGTAACAGCCACCTCTCCAAGCGCCTGGAGAAGATGAAGGCCAACCGCAGCGCCCTGCTGGCCCAGCAGTGA
- the lrrfip1b gene encoding leucine-rich repeat flightless-interacting protein 2 isoform X1: protein MGTQGPGRKRIPNREKLIAEDDALNQIAREAEARLAAKRAARAEAREIRMKELERHQKEVSDDEERMSVGSRGSLRPSDYSGFLGSSSRASSRASSARASPVVEERPDRDFLEKGSRTASTLSAATLASLGGASSRRGSCDTSFSVETEASIREIKDSLAEAEEKYRKAMVSNAQLHNEKSTLIYQVETLREELSDMEELLWETRRHCDDRTRELESERRAHAVLQLQFKEMRETLRQTEDLLTEVSDLRQKSSSYCQEVSDLQEALQWKEKKIAALERQSEISDIVRIERDRLSDEVVRLRDLLKQHGVVVSPEVAANGDAAPAEDDVSEDSGSRLAQESCHGGRESVLELRLKKLFEEREGLQDQVRLLKSELEQRQNRTDRVQDPEGVGLENGVDSHLLDLQRDANRQISDLKFKLVKSEQEVAALEQNVIRLDGQVTRYKLASENAEKVEDELKVEKRKLQRELRSALDRIDELETSNSHLSKRLEKMKANRSALLAQQ, encoded by the exons ATGGGCACTCAGGGACCGGGCAGGAAAAGGATCCCGAACCGGGAGAAGCTGATCGCCGAGGATGATGCCCTGAACCAGATCGCACGAGAG gcggAGGCGAGGCTGGCGGCGAAGCGAGCAGCAAGAGCCGAGGCCCGAGAGATCCGGATGAAGGAGCTAGAGCGACACCAGAAGGAG gtctCAGATGATGAGGAGAGGATGTCGGTGGGGAGTCGAGGCAGCCTCAGG cCTTCAGACTACAGTGGTTTTCTGGGCTCCAGCTCTCGAGCCTCCTCCAGGGCCAGCTCAGCTCGTGCGAGCCCAGTG gtGGAGGAGCGCCCCGACAGAGACTTCCTGGAAAAA ggcTCCAGGACGGCGTCGACTCTGTCGGCCGCCACGCTTGCCTCTCTGGGCGGAGCTTCATCTCGCAGAGGAAGCTGCGACACGTCGTTCTCCGTGGAAACTGAGGCGTCAATCAGAGAAATCAAG GACTCGCTGGCGGAGGCGGAGGAGAAGTACCGTAAAGCGATGGTTTCTAACGCTCAGCTGCACAACGAGAAGTCGACTCTGATTTATCAGGTGGAAACGCTGAGGGAGGAGCTGAGCGACATGGAGGAGCTGCTGTGGGAGACCAGACGGCACTGTGACGACAGGaccagg gagcTGGAGAGTGAGCGTCGGGCTCACGCCGTCCTGCAGCTCCAGTTCAAAGAGATGAGGGAGACTCTGAGACAGACTGAAGATCTACTGACG GAAGTGTCTGATCTGCGGCAGAAGAGCAGCAGTTACTGTCAGGAGGTCTCTGACCTGCAGGAGGCTCTGCAGTGGAAGGAGAAGAAGATCGCG GCGTTAGAGCGGCAGAGCGAAATCTCCGACATCGTTCGGATCGAACGAGACCGGCTCAGTGACGAGGTGGTGCGACTCCGAGATTTACTGAAG CAACACGGAGTCGTCGTCTCCCCTGAAGTCGCAGCCAATGGGGACGCAGCACCGGCTGAGGATGATGTCAGCGAAGATTCCGGCTCCCGATTGGCTCAGGAGTCGTGTCATGGCGGCAGGGAGAGCGTGCTCG AGCTGCGGCTGAAGAAGCTGTTTGAAGAGAGGGAGGGTTTGCAGGATCAG GTGCGGCTGCTGAAGTCCGAGCTGGAGCAGAGACAGAACAGGACGGACCGGGTCCAGGATCCAGAGGGGGTCGGCCTGGAGAACGGGGTGGATTCTCATCTGCTGGACCTGCAGA GAGACGCCAACAGACAGATCAGTGATCTCAAGTTCAAGCTGGTGAAGTCTGAACAGGAAGTCGCTGCGCTGGAACAAAAC GTGATCCGTCTGGACGGTCAGGTGACCCGCTACAAACTGGCGTCAGAAAACGCTGAGAAGGTCGAAGACGAGCTGAAGGTGGAGAAGAGGAAGCTGCAGAGAGAG CTCCGCTCGGCTCTGGACCGGATCGACGAGCTGGAGACCAGTAACAGCCACCTCTCCAAGCGCCTGGAGAAGATGAAGGCCAACCGCAGCGCCCTGCTGGCCCAGCAGTGA
- the lrrfip1b gene encoding leucine-rich repeat flightless-interacting protein 2 isoform X3, protein MGTQGPGRKRIPNREKLIAEDDALNQIAREAEARLAAKRAARAEAREIRMKELERHQKEVSDDEERMSVGSRGSLRVEERPDRDFLEKGSRTASTLSAATLASLGGASSRRGSCDTSFSVETEASIREIKDSLAEAEEKYRKAMVSNAQLHNEKSTLIYQVETLREELSDMEELLWETRRHCDDRTRELESERRAHAVLQLQFKEMRETLRQTEDLLTQHGVVVSPEVAANGDAAPAEDDVSEDSGSRLAQESCHGGRESVLELRLKKLFEEREGLQDQVRLLKSELEQRQNRTDRVQDPEGVGLENGVDSHLLDLQRDANRQISDLKFKLVKSEQEVAALEQNVIRLDGQVTRYKLASENAEKVEDELKVEKRKLQRELRSALDRIDELETSNSHLSKRLEKMKANRSALLAQQ, encoded by the exons ATGGGCACTCAGGGACCGGGCAGGAAAAGGATCCCGAACCGGGAGAAGCTGATCGCCGAGGATGATGCCCTGAACCAGATCGCACGAGAG gcggAGGCGAGGCTGGCGGCGAAGCGAGCAGCAAGAGCCGAGGCCCGAGAGATCCGGATGAAGGAGCTAGAGCGACACCAGAAGGAG gtctCAGATGATGAGGAGAGGATGTCGGTGGGGAGTCGAGGCAGCCTCAGG gtGGAGGAGCGCCCCGACAGAGACTTCCTGGAAAAA ggcTCCAGGACGGCGTCGACTCTGTCGGCCGCCACGCTTGCCTCTCTGGGCGGAGCTTCATCTCGCAGAGGAAGCTGCGACACGTCGTTCTCCGTGGAAACTGAGGCGTCAATCAGAGAAATCAAG GACTCGCTGGCGGAGGCGGAGGAGAAGTACCGTAAAGCGATGGTTTCTAACGCTCAGCTGCACAACGAGAAGTCGACTCTGATTTATCAGGTGGAAACGCTGAGGGAGGAGCTGAGCGACATGGAGGAGCTGCTGTGGGAGACCAGACGGCACTGTGACGACAGGaccagg gagcTGGAGAGTGAGCGTCGGGCTCACGCCGTCCTGCAGCTCCAGTTCAAAGAGATGAGGGAGACTCTGAGACAGACTGAAGATCTACTGACG CAACACGGAGTCGTCGTCTCCCCTGAAGTCGCAGCCAATGGGGACGCAGCACCGGCTGAGGATGATGTCAGCGAAGATTCCGGCTCCCGATTGGCTCAGGAGTCGTGTCATGGCGGCAGGGAGAGCGTGCTCG AGCTGCGGCTGAAGAAGCTGTTTGAAGAGAGGGAGGGTTTGCAGGATCAG GTGCGGCTGCTGAAGTCCGAGCTGGAGCAGAGACAGAACAGGACGGACCGGGTCCAGGATCCAGAGGGGGTCGGCCTGGAGAACGGGGTGGATTCTCATCTGCTGGACCTGCAGA GAGACGCCAACAGACAGATCAGTGATCTCAAGTTCAAGCTGGTGAAGTCTGAACAGGAAGTCGCTGCGCTGGAACAAAAC GTGATCCGTCTGGACGGTCAGGTGACCCGCTACAAACTGGCGTCAGAAAACGCTGAGAAGGTCGAAGACGAGCTGAAGGTGGAGAAGAGGAAGCTGCAGAGAGAG CTCCGCTCGGCTCTGGACCGGATCGACGAGCTGGAGACCAGTAACAGCCACCTCTCCAAGCGCCTGGAGAAGATGAAGGCCAACCGCAGCGCCCTGCTGGCCCAGCAGTGA